A region from the Aegilops tauschii subsp. strangulata cultivar AL8/78 chromosome 5, Aet v6.0, whole genome shotgun sequence genome encodes:
- the LOC109759401 gene encoding probable inactive leucine-rich repeat receptor-like protein kinase At3g03770, producing MAAAGPSCLLALVFLAVLLPGGAPLLQASQTWTLLKVQQLLGRPPALRHWRRTTDFCGGGGTVAPSASVVCYGDTVTQLHIAGDAGGAPPLPLNFSLGALVTTLSRLPDLKVLTLSGLGLWGPLPGKLERLAGLEIVNMSRNYLYGPIPRGLSRLQGLQTLILDDNMIGGEVPGWVGTALPALAVLSLRNNSLAGTVPESLGRAPSLRSLVLASNNLSGNLPDMRGLASLQVLDVGGNSLGPAFPRLGRKVASVVLSRNKFTGGLPAAELSSFYLLEHLDVSLNRFVGPFPPALLSLPSLQYLSIAGNRFTGALSDKVPCGDNLRLVDLSSNLLMGSVPACLRPGGKPATVVLSSENCLDRGDGSQHPSPFCQNQALAVGIVPRHNEKKKVSRHAGFIAGIVMAVLVAVSLVGAMAFFAVKKMTMEGAKTRPSATLMEDHTSTSSAYPSKLFADARYISQTVKLGALGIPPYRSFSLVELEAATNNFANSCLLGQDSYGEMYLGKLSNGASVTIRSLKVKRNQSSQSFNRHIETISRLRHRHLVSALGHCFEYDLDDSTVTQLYLVFEYVQNGNLRSRISHGTEGRKLTWGQRISAAIGVAKGIQFLHGGIIPGLFGNNLRISNILLDQNHVAKIGSYNIPILGEAAKSEGGAGSRHQTDSTMLGDKIDIFDFGVILLELVSGKPITSIYEVEIMKELLLWAMAEEDRARRRSFVDPAVSKSCSEESLRTVMEICLRCLAKEAVHRPSVEDVLWNLQFATQVQDDWEGEIRSGDESPVSSSRTARSSRFSR from the exons ATGGCGGCGGCTGGTCCGAGCTGCTTGCTGGCGTTGGTCTTCCTGGCGGTGCTGCTCCCGGGGGGCGCGCCGCTGCTGCAGGCCTCCCAGACGTGGACTCTGCTCAAGGTGCAGCAGCTGCTGGGCCGCCCCCCGGCGCTCCGGCACTGGCGCCGCACCACCGActtctgcggcggcggcggcaccgtcgccccctccgcctcCGTCGTCTGCTACGGGGACACCGTCACGCAGCTCCACATCGCCGGGGATGCGGGCGGCGCGCCGCCGCTCCCGCTTAACTTCTCCCTTGGTGCACTGGTCACCACGCTGTCCAGGCTCCCCGACCTCAAGGTGCTCACGCTCTCCGGCCTCGGCCTCTGGGGCCCCCTGCCGGGGAAGCTGGAGCGGCTCGCCGGGCTGGAGATCGTCAACATGAGCCGCAACTACCTCTACGGGCCCATCCCGAGGGGCCTCTCGCGGCTACAGGGCCTGCAGACGCTCATCCTCGACGACAACATGATCGGCGGCGAGGTGCCGGGCTGGGTCGGCACCGCGCTGCCGGCGCTGGCCGTGCTCAGCCTGCGGAACAACTCGCTGGCCGgcaccgtgccggagtcgcttgGGAGGGCGCCGTCGCTGCGCTCGCTCGTGCTCGCCTCCAACAACCTCTCCGGGAACCTCCCCGACATGCGCGGCCTGGCGAGCCTCCAGGTGCTCGACGTCGGCGGCAACTCGCTCGGACCGGCGTTCCCGCGGCTCGGGAGGAAGGTGGCGTCGGTGGTGCTGAGCCGGAACAAGTTCACCGGGGGCCTGCCCGCCGCCGAGCTGAGCTCCTTCTACCTGCTGGAGCATCTGGACGTGTCGCTGAACCGCTTCGTCGGGCCGTTCCCGCCGGCGCTGCTGTCCCTGCCGTCGCTCCAGTACCTGAGCATCGCCGGgaacaggttcaccggggcgCTGTCCGACAAGGTGCCCTGCGGCGACAACCTCCGGCTCGTCGACCTGTCGTCGAACCTCCTGATGGGGAGCGTGCCGGCCTGCTTGAGGCCGGGCGGGAAGCCGGCGACGGTGGTGCTCTCGTCGGAGAACTGTCTGGACAGGGGCGACGGCTCGCAGCACCCGTCGCCGTTCTGTCAGAACCAGGCACTGGCCGTGGGGATAGTTCCTCGTCACAATGAAAAGAAGAAAGTTAGCAGGCACGCGGGCTTCATCGCCGGCATCGTAATGGCGGTCCTCGTCGCCGTCTCGCTCGTCGGCGCCATGGCCTTCTTCGCCGTCAAGAAGATGACCATGGAAGGGGCGAAGACCAGGCCCTCGGCGACATTGATGGAGGACCATACTTCTACTTCCAGTGCCTACCCTTCCAAGCTGTTCGCCGATGCAC GTTACATATCACAGACAGTGAAGCTAGGAGCTTTGGGGATCCCACCATACAGATCATTTTCTCTGGTCGAGCTCGAGGCGGCGACGAACAACTTCGCAAACTCTTGCCTGCTCGGGCAAGATTCTTATGGCGAG ATGTATCTGGGGAAGCTAAGCAATGGTGCCTCGGTGACAATCAGGAGCCTCAAGGTTAAGAGGAACCAGAGCTCCCAAAGCTTCAACCGCCACATCGAAACGATATCTAGGCTCAGGCATCGGCACTTGGTCAGCGCCCTAGGGCATTGCTTTGAATATGATCTCGACGATTCCACCGTAACCCAACTCTACCTCGtgttcgagtatgtgcaaaacggGAACTTGAGGAGCAGGATTTCAC ACGGAACCGAAGGACGGAAGCTTACCTGGGGGCAGAGGATATCGGCCGCCATTGGTGTCGCGAAGGGCATCCAGTTCCTGCATGGAGGGATCATACCTGGTCTATTCGGGAATAATCTGAGGATCAGCAACATTCTTCTAGACCAGAACCATGTCGCCAAAATCGGCAGCTACAATATCCCAATCCTAGGAGAGGCTGCAAAATCTGAG GGAGGGGCTGGAAGCAGGCACCAAACTGATAG CACGATGCTCGGCGACAAGATCGATATATTTGATTTCGGGGTGATCCTGCTTGAGCTTGTGTCTGGAAAGCCGATCACATCCATATATGAGGTGGAGATAATGAAGGAACTG CTGCTGTGGGCAATGGCCGAGGAGGACAGGGCCAGGAGGAGGAGCTTCGTGGACCCTGCGGTGAGCAAGAGCTGTTCAGAGGAATCACTGAGGACCGTCATGGAGATCTGCCTGAGGTGCCTGGCCAAGGAGGCGGTGCACCGGCCGTCGGTCGAGGACGTGCTCTGGAACCTCCAGTTCGCCACCCAGGTGCAGGACGACTGGGAGGGGGAGATCCGGAGCGGCGACGAGTCCCCGGTGTCGTCGTCCCGGACCGCCAGGTCCTCCAGATTCAGCAGATAG
- the LOC109759418 gene encoding ubiquitin-conjugating enzyme E2 2: MSTPARKRLMRDFKRLQQDPPAGISGAPHDNNITLWNAVIFGPDDTPWDGGTFKLTLQFTEDYPNKPPTVRFVSRMFHPNIYADGSICLDILQNQWSPIYDVAAILTSIQSLLCDPNPNSPANSEAARMYSENKREYNRKVREVVEQSWTAD; encoded by the exons ATGTCGACGCCGGCGAGGAAGCGCCTGATGCGGGACTTCAAGCGGCTGCAGCAGGACCCGCCCGCCGGCATCAGCGGCGCGCCGCACGACAACAACATCACCCTCTGGAACGCCGTCATATTTGG GCCTGATGACACGCCGTGGGATGGAG GTACGTTCAAGCTGACCCTGCAATTCACAGAAGATTACCCCAACAAGCCACCAACTGTTCGGTTTGTCTCAAGGATGTTTCACCCAAACA TTTATGCAGATGGAAGCATCTGCTTGGACATCCTACAGAACCAGTGGAGCCCTATATATGATGTTGCAGCAATATTGACCTCTATCCAG TCCCTGCTGTGCGACCCGAACCCGAATTCTCCTGCGAACTCTGAAGCAGCCAGAATGTACAGCGAGAACAAGCGCGAGTACAACCGCAAGGTTCGTGAGGTCGTGGAGCAGAGCTGGACAGCGGACTAG